In Bradyrhizobium sp. 170, the DNA window GGCGTTCAAATGACCCGACAACACTGGAGGAGTAAAGCCATGCTGCGAATGAGCCTGCTCGCGACGCTCGCCTTCTCGCTTTGCCAAACCGCAGCGCAAGCGCAAATGAGCCATCATCAGCATGCCTCGGAAGCGGCGTGTGAGGAGGTCGACTTGCGTTGCGCGTCGAAGGTGACGCCAGCCTTCACGTCAGATGGCACGCTGTGGCTCGCCTGGATGGCGGGGGGCCAGATATCGGTGGCAAGCTCGAAGGATGAGGGGCGCAGCTTCTCGACGCCGGTTCAGGTAACCAGGGAAAAGCTCAAGCTCGATTGGGGCCCGGACGCGCGTCCCCAGATCGTCGTCGAGAAAAGCGGCGGCATCGCGCTGGCGTTTTCGATCTTCAGGGACAAGGCGTTCAACGGCCAGGTGCTCACCACCCGGTCGGCCGATGGCGGCCAAAGCTTCGCCGAGTTGCGGCCGATCACAGCGAGTAACGAGAGCCAGCGCTTTGCGGCGCTCGGCCTCGATGCGGACGGTTCTGCGTTTGCAGCCTGTATCGACAAGCGCAACCGGGTGCCCGCGCAGCAGGAGGGCAAGAAATACGAAGGGGCGGGACTGTTCTTCGCGTCGTCGAAGGACGGCGGCGCTGTTTATTCCGAGGCGCGGCTGGCAAGCGACAACACCTGCGAGTGCTGCCGGCTCGGTCTGGCGTTCGCTGGTCCCGGCCGTCCCGTTGTCGTGTTCAGGAACATCTTCGAAGGCGGCGTGCGGGATCACGCGGTCATGACGTTCGCCGATCCGGCGACGCCGGGCGCGGTTCGCCGCGTCAGCAACGACGATTGGCAGATTTCCGCTTGCCCGCATCATGGGCCAAGTCTCTCGATCTCGCCCGCGGGCACCTACCACGTGAGCTGGTACACCAACGGCAAGGTGCGGAAGGGCTTGTTCTATGCCCGCTCGGAGGACGAAGGCCGGACGTTTTCCGATCCGCTGCCGCTCGGCCGCGCCGATCGCAATCCTACGCGGCCGTACGTGCTGACGGGCCCGCGCGGCGCCACCATGGTCTGGAAGGAGTTCGACGGCG includes these proteins:
- a CDS encoding sialidase family protein, producing the protein MLRMSLLATLAFSLCQTAAQAQMSHHQHASEAACEEVDLRCASKVTPAFTSDGTLWLAWMAGGQISVASSKDEGRSFSTPVQVTREKLKLDWGPDARPQIVVEKSGGIALAFSIFRDKAFNGQVLTTRSADGGQSFAELRPITASNESQRFAALGLDADGSAFAACIDKRNRVPAQQEGKKYEGAGLFFASSKDGGAVYSEARLASDNTCECCRLGLAFAGPGRPVVVFRNIFEGGVRDHAVMTFADPATPGAVRRVSNDDWQISACPHHGPSLSISPAGTYHVSWYTNGKVRKGLFYARSEDEGRTFSDPLPLGRADRNPTRPYVLTGPRGATMVWKEFDGEKTSVNAMTSHDEGKSWSKPVAISTTTDTSDHPLLVSDGQTTFLSWMTKADGYRLLPIGDGS